CTGGGTCACGGGGAAGGATCTGGTACTCCGTATCATTGGGGACATCGGGGTGGATGGGGCCCGGTATGCGGCCATGGAGTTCAGCGGACCGGTGCTGCAGCAGCTCAGCTTGGACGAGCGCTTCTCCATCACCAACATGGCGGTGGAGGCGGGCGCCAAGAACGGGATCATGGAGCCGGACGAGGTGGTGCTGGAGTGGGTACGGCCCCGAGCCCGGCGACCGTTCGTACCCGTGTTTGGGGATCCCGACGCGGAGTACGCGTCGGTGTACGAGTACGACGTGACGGACATGGAGCCCGTGGTGGCGGCACCTCCGTCTCCGGACAACGTGGTCCCGGTGACGGAGGTCCGGGGGGTTCGGGTGGACCAGTGCTTCATTGGCACCTGCACCAATGGCCGGATCGAGGATCTGAGACAGGCCGCCCGGGTGCTGGCGGGACGTCGGGTACATCCGGATGTGCGGCTCATCGTCATCCCCGCCACCCCACACATCTACCGACAGGCTCTCGAGGAGGGCCTTCTCCAGATCTTTCTGGAGGCGGGGGCAGCAGTGAGCACCGCTACGTGCGGGCCGTGCATCGGAGGCCACATGGGCGTGCTGGCAGACGGTGAGGTGTGCGTGTCCACCAGCAGCCGCAACTTCATTGGCCGGATGGGACATCGCGGAAGCCGTGTGTACCTCTCCAATGCCGCGGTGGCGGCAGCGGCTGCGGTGGCGGGGAGGATCGTGCACCCCGCAGAGGTGGTGGGAAGTCCTGTGGCGGTGTGAAAGGGGAGGAAGAAGGAAGATGGAGTTTCAAGGCCGGGCGCACCGACTGGGCGATCACATCGATACGGATCTCATCATCGCGGGGCGATATCTGGTGACCACAGACTCTCAGAAGCTCGCGGAGCACCTGTTCGAGGACCTGGATCCAGGTCTTCGATCCCGGATCCGACCGGGCGACATCCTGGTGGCGGGGGAGAACTTTGGGCAGGGGAGTTCCCGGGAACACGCGCCCCTGGCCATCCTGGGAGCAGGGGTGCGGGTGGTGGTGGCCGCCAGCTTCGCCCGCATCTTCTACCGCAACGCGTTCAACAACGGCTTGGTGCTCCTGGAGTGCCCTGAGGCGGCCCGGTCCGTCCAGGATGGAGACGAGCTGCGGATCGTACTGGAAACAGGGGAGATCCACAACCTCACCCGGAACGAGGTGTATCGGGCACGCCCCATTCCTCCCTTTATGCGGCAGCTGGTGGAAGCGGGGGGCCTGATCCCGTACGTCCAACAGCGTTTGGGGATCCTCCGGTAGCATGGAGCGGATCGAGATCTACGACACCACCTTGCGGGACGGAACCCAGAGCGCGGGCGTGGAGTTCTCCGCGGAGGACAAGCTGCGCTGCGCCCGGGCCCTGGACCAGCTGGGCGTGGATTTCATCGAGGGGGGGTGGCCCGGGAGCAACCCCCGCGACTTGGAGTTCTTTCGCCTGGCCCGCGGGATCCCGTGGCGGTTCGCACACATCGTGGCCTTCGGGAGCACCCGCCGGGCGGGCCTGGAGGCCCATGCGGATCCCAACCTGCGGGCCCTTCTCGAGGCAGGGACGGAGTGGGTGACCATTTTTGGGAAGAGCTGGGACCTGCACGTCCACAAGGCCCTGCGTACCACCCTGGAGGAGAACCTCCGGATGATCTCGGACTCCGTACGGTACCTGCGGGTCCAGGGCAGGCGGGTGATCTACGATGCGGAGCACTTCTTCGACGGGTTCTACGCGAATCCGGAGTACGCCCTGGCAACGGTGCGGGCTGCCGCGGAGGCCGGAGCAGACCGAATCGTGCTATGCGATACCAACGGGGGGCGGCTTCCGCACGAGATCGGCCCCGTGGTACGCACGGTGCAAGAGCGCCTCCCCATCCCTCTGGGCATCCACACCCACAACGATGCGGGCTGCGCGGTGGCCAACACGGTGGAGGCGGTTCGCGCGGGCTGCGTGCACGTTCAGGGGACGATCAACGGGTACGGGGAGCGGTGCGGAAACGCGGATCTGTGCGTGGTCATCCCGAATCTGGTTCTCAAACTGGGGTATACGTGCCTCCAGCCGGGGGCCCTCACGCGCCTCGTACACATCAGCCACCTGGTGGCGGAGTTAGCCAACCTCCCTCCGGATGACTACCAGCCGTATGTGGGGAGAAACGCCTTTGCCCACAAGGGGGGCGTACACGGGAGTGCGGTGCGGGCGGACCCTGCCACCTACGAGCACGTGGACCCGGAGCAGGTCGGGAACCGTCGCCGGTTTGTAGTCTCCGATCTCTCAGGCCGGGCCAACATCGTGAGCAAGGCGGAGGAGCTAGGGCTCCGGCTGGATCCCCGTAGTCCTGCCACCGCCCGTCTCCTGGAGCAGGTGAAGTGGCTGGAGTACACCGGGTACCAGTTCGAGGGCGCAGAAGCTTCCTTCGAACTGCTGGCTCGTCGGCTTTTGGGGGAGCCGGTGGATGGCTTTGAGGCGGGCCCCTTCCTGGTGGTAGTGCACCGGGAGGACGGGCAGGCCCGGGCGGAGGCCACGGTGCGGGTGCGGGTTGGGGGTGTAGAGGAGCACACCGCCGCGGAAGGAAACGGTCCCGTGCATGCCCTGGACCGGGCTCTGCGGAAGGCCTTGGAGCGGTTCTACCCGGAGATCCGGCAGATCCGGCTGGTGGACTACAAGGTACGGGTGCTGAACGCGGAGGCGGCGACCGCCGCCCGGGTGCGGGTTCTCATCCAGTCCACGGACGGCGTGGAGCAGTGGGGGACGGTGGGGGTTTCGGAGAACGTGGTGGAGGCCAGCTGGATCGCCCTGGTGGACAGTCTGAACTACGCCCTCTGGAGGGGTCGCACCCGGATTCAGCCCGTCCCAGAAACCTCTGATGCGTGAGTTTCGGGTTCTCCTGCTGGGCGGGGATGGAATCGGACCGGAGGTCACCGCGGAGGCGGTGCGGGTCCTGGAGGCGGTCGCCCGGCGGTGGGCGGTCCGCTTCCGGTTCGAGGAGGCACCCGTGGGAGGGGTTGCCATTGACAGCTACGGAGACCCGTTGCCCCCCCTAACCCGCAACAAGCTCCGGGAGGTGGATGCGGTGCTGCTGGGGGCTGTGGGGGGGCCCAGGTGGGACCAGGGGGAGAAGCGGCCGGAGGCGGGACTGCTTGAACTCCGCAGGCTCCTTGGCGTGTACGCGAACCTCCGCCCCGCGGTCCTGTTCCATGGCCTCGAAGGGTGCTCCCCGCTCCGGCCGGAGGTGGTGCGGGGCACGGACCTGTTGTTGGTCCGGGAGCTCACGGGGGGGTTGTACTTCGGGGAACCCAAGTTCCGAACGGAGGTCCGGGCGGTGGATACCATGGCCTACTCCGCGGAGGAGGTAGCCCGGGTGGCGCGGGTAGCCTTCCGGGCCGCGGCACGCAGGCGTGGGGTGGTGCACTCCGTGGACAAGGCGAACGTGCTGGAGACCTCCCGGCTCTGGCGGGAGACGGTCTCCCGGGTGGCCCGGGAGTTTCCCGGGGTGAAGCTGCACCATATGCTGGTGGACACCTGCGCGATGGAGCTGGTGCGTCGACCCACCGCCTTCGATGTCGTCCTCACGGAGAACACCTTCGGGGACATCCTCAGCGACGAAGCCGCCGCGGTGGTGGGCTCCATCGGCCTGCTGCCCTCCGCGAGTCTGGGAGACCGTCCTCCCTTCCTGTACGAGCCTGTGCATGGATCCGCGCCGGACATCGCGGGGAAGGGGATGGCCAACCCCGTGGGGGCCATTCTCAGTGCGGCTATGATGCTCCGGTACTCCTTTGGGATGGAGGAGGCAGCCGCGACGGTGGAGCGGGCCACGGAGCTGGCGCTTCAGGAGGGGGTACGGCCCGCGGACCTGGGGGGGACCGCCTCCACGGAGGAGGTGGGACGGGCCATCGCGGCACGCGTCGTCCGGAACTCGGAGTGAGGGCAGGAGGGACGGGGATGCGCAGCGACCTCATCAAAGCCGGCGTTCCCCGCGCGGGAGCCAGGGCCATGC
Above is a window of Armatimonadota bacterium DNA encoding:
- the leuB gene encoding 3-isopropylmalate dehydrogenase; the encoded protein is MREFRVLLLGGDGIGPEVTAEAVRVLEAVARRWAVRFRFEEAPVGGVAIDSYGDPLPPLTRNKLREVDAVLLGAVGGPRWDQGEKRPEAGLLELRRLLGVYANLRPAVLFHGLEGCSPLRPEVVRGTDLLLVRELTGGLYFGEPKFRTEVRAVDTMAYSAEEVARVARVAFRAAARRRGVVHSVDKANVLETSRLWRETVSRVAREFPGVKLHHMLVDTCAMELVRRPTAFDVVLTENTFGDILSDEAAAVVGSIGLLPSASLGDRPPFLYEPVHGSAPDIAGKGMANPVGAILSAAMMLRYSFGMEEAAATVERATELALQEGVRPADLGGTASTEEVGRAIAARVVRNSE
- a CDS encoding 3-isopropylmalate dehydratase small subunit, which gives rise to MEFQGRAHRLGDHIDTDLIIAGRYLVTTDSQKLAEHLFEDLDPGLRSRIRPGDILVAGENFGQGSSREHAPLAILGAGVRVVVAASFARIFYRNAFNNGLVLLECPEAARSVQDGDELRIVLETGEIHNLTRNEVYRARPIPPFMRQLVEAGGLIPYVQQRLGILR
- the cimA gene encoding citramalate synthase, coding for MERIEIYDTTLRDGTQSAGVEFSAEDKLRCARALDQLGVDFIEGGWPGSNPRDLEFFRLARGIPWRFAHIVAFGSTRRAGLEAHADPNLRALLEAGTEWVTIFGKSWDLHVHKALRTTLEENLRMISDSVRYLRVQGRRVIYDAEHFFDGFYANPEYALATVRAAAEAGADRIVLCDTNGGRLPHEIGPVVRTVQERLPIPLGIHTHNDAGCAVANTVEAVRAGCVHVQGTINGYGERCGNADLCVVIPNLVLKLGYTCLQPGALTRLVHISHLVAELANLPPDDYQPYVGRNAFAHKGGVHGSAVRADPATYEHVDPEQVGNRRRFVVSDLSGRANIVSKAEELGLRLDPRSPATARLLEQVKWLEYTGYQFEGAEASFELLARRLLGEPVDGFEAGPFLVVVHREDGQARAEATVRVRVGGVEEHTAAEGNGPVHALDRALRKALERFYPEIRQIRLVDYKVRVLNAEAATAARVRVLIQSTDGVEQWGTVGVSENVVEASWIALVDSLNYALWRGRTRIQPVPETSDA
- the leuC gene encoding 3-isopropylmalate dehydratase large subunit, whose translation is MGMTITEKILARHADLPAVKPGDLVECRVDMLFANDITAPLAIQQFERIGVDRVFDPDRVAFVLDHYSPAKDIASAEQCRITREFVRKHRLPHFYDVGRAGVAHVLLAEEGFVLPGELFVGADSHTCNHGALGAFATGVGSSDLAAAMATGRLWFRVPHTLKFVFKGTLRPWVTGKDLVLRIIGDIGVDGARYAAMEFSGPVLQQLSLDERFSITNMAVEAGAKNGIMEPDEVVLEWVRPRARRPFVPVFGDPDAEYASVYEYDVTDMEPVVAAPPSPDNVVPVTEVRGVRVDQCFIGTCTNGRIEDLRQAARVLAGRRVHPDVRLIVIPATPHIYRQALEEGLLQIFLEAGAAVSTATCGPCIGGHMGVLADGEVCVSTSSRNFIGRMGHRGSRVYLSNAAVAAAAAVAGRIVHPAEVVGSPVAV